Proteins found in one Magnolia sinica isolate HGM2019 chromosome 5, MsV1, whole genome shotgun sequence genomic segment:
- the LOC131246883 gene encoding 65-kDa microtubule-associated protein 8, with protein MGSFDMPARMHSSTLLESSCGYLLQELKLIWDEVGQDQLEKEKVLLELEQECLDVYRRKVDNANISRARLHQSLADSEAEFTHLLVSLGERSFPCRPEKMTGTLKEQLDAITPALREMQLRKEERVNQFRAVQMQIQKISAEIAGDPELDISPMDVTVNENDLSLKKLDEYRVELQRLHREKSDRLLKVEEYTRTVHNLSATLGMDSSEIITNVHPSLDGSGRQQSKNISDAILARLNSTVESLKEEKQKRLEKLHKLGKALNNLWSLMDTSSEDRRLFAHVTDFISVSAADVSKPGSLTLEIIHQAEAEVERLDQLKASKMKELFIKKQLELEEICKRTHMDLSSRSEMDNIMNLIDSGEIDHADLLASMDEQISRAREEACSRKDIMEKVEKWMASCDEERWLEEYSRDENRYSVSRGAHKNLKRAERARITVNKIPALVDSLITKTKSWEEERKKVFLYDEVPLLAMLDEYNLLRKEKEEEKQRQREKKRIQGQAVVQQENLFGSRPSTSNRRLSKRSISGSFGNATPLNRRLSMGIQQLGSNSICSASQGLSFIREDRKAQGQKMQAQYRNVSRLGEDAATQVSATFSFPLSP; from the exons ATGGGATCATTCGATATGCCAGCAAGAATGCACAGCTCCACCTTGCTTGAGTCATCTTGTGGGTATCTGCTTCAAGAACTGAAG CTGATTTGGGATGAAGTTGGACAAGATCAGCTTGAAAAAGAGAAGGTTCTGCTTGAGCTGGAACAGGAGTGTCTGGATGTCTACAGGAGAAAAGTCGACAATGCAAATATCTCTAGAGCTAGACTGCATCAATCGTTGGCAGATTCAGAAGCCGAATTCACCCATCTTCTAGTGTCCCTTGGAGAACGATCTTTCCCATGTCGG CCAGAGAAAATGACAGGGACGCTGAAGGAGCAACTTGATGCAATCACGCCTGCGCTGAGGGAGATGCAGCTGAGAAAGGAAGAGAGGGTGAACCAGTTCCGAGCTGTTCAAATGCAAATTCAGAAGATTTCTGCAGAAATAGCAGGCGATCCAGAGCTTGATATTTCACCAATGGATGTTACCGTGAATGAGAATGATCTCTCACTGAAAAAACTCGATGAGTACCGGGTCGAGCTTCAGCGACTTCACAGAGAGAAG AGTGACAGGCTCTTGAAAGTGGAAGAATATACAAGGACTGTGCATAACCTTTCTGCAACTCTGGGCATGGATTCTTCAGAGATTATCACAAATGTTCATCCAAGTTTGGACGGTTCGGGCAGACAGCAATCAAAGAACATAAGCGATGCTATTTTGGCAAGACTCAACAGTACTGTGGAATCTCTTAAAGAGGAGAAGCAAAAGAGGCTGGAGAAG CTTCATAAACTTGGGAAAGCATTGAATAATTTGTGGAGTCTCATGGATACATCATCTGAAGACCGGAGATTATTCGCTCATGTCACTGACTTCATATCAGTCTCCGCAGCCGACGTATCAAAGCCTGGGAGCCTTACACTTGAAATAATCCACCAG gcaGAGGCTGAAGTTGAGAGACTGGATCAGCTAAAAGCAAgcaaaatgaaggagttattcaTCAAGAAACAGCTGGAACTTGAGGAGATATGCAAAAGAACCCACATGGACTTATCTTCACGATCGGAGATGGATAACATAATGAACCTCATAGATTCTG GGGAGATTGACCACGCCGATCTCCTTGCGAGCATGGACGAGCAGATATCTCGAGCGAGAGAGGAGGCTTGTAGCAGGAAGGATATAATGGAgaaggtggaaaaatggatggcatCTTGCGATGAAGAGCGCTGGCTGGAAGAATACAGCAGG GATGAGAATCGGTACTCGGTGAGCAGAGGTGCTCACAAAAACCTGAAGCGTGCAGAACGTGCCCGAATAACAGTCAACAAAATTCCTG CTTTGGTGGACTCGCTGATAACAAAGACTAAGAGTTgggaagaggaaagaaagaaagtctTCTTGTATGATGAG GTACCTCTCTTGGCAATGTTGGACGAGTACAATTTGCTGAGGAAGGAAAAGGAAGAGGAGAAGCAAAGGCAGAGG GAAAAGAAGCGGATACAAGGACAAGCAGTAGTTCAACAAGAGAATTTGTTTGGATCAAGGCCAAGCACGAGCAACCGCCGTCTTTCAAAAAGAAGTATAAGTGGGAGTTTTGGCAATGCTACCCCTTTAAACAGGAGGCTTTCTATGGGGATACAGCAGCTTGGATCGAACAGTATATGCTCTGCCTCTCAAGGCTTATCTTTCATTAGGGAAGACAGGAAAGCACAGGGACAGAAGATGCAGGCACAATACAGAAATGTTTCTCGTCTGGGAGAAGATGCAGCTACACAGGTGTCCGCAACATTCTCATTCCCATTATCTCCTTGA